ACTGTACTTGATCCATAAGGTCGGAAAGTTTCAATCTTCATGTTGTCACCCAATGAACGGCAGAGAGAATTAATAACATTGTCGATTTGCCTAGGGAAGAAAAGCATAATTTTGCATGGTTCGATTTCTAGTATTAACCAAATCAACATACTGTGGAGGTACATTCTGGCTACTAGGTTGGATCCTCCTTCTCTTTGCAGGGATAAGTGTAGATCGTTTTAGTGAATTTTGACTGAGAAGGGTTGTGGCATATCCAGAATATTCTGCCAGCTAttatcaatcattaaaattaaaacaatttaagaTAAAACTGGAAATGTTACATTATCCGTCCATCTATATGAGGTGATGAGGGATTCATACAGATTTAGCGCATCAGGAGTGCAATCTTGGTTCAAGTAGCCACTGTTACCCAACTGAACTTGAACGGAATCAACACTTGTTATAGCTTCTTCAAattccctaaaaaaaaaaaagaataataaagaTTTAAATAtaaaggaaaataaagaattaaaaaaaaaatatatatatatatatatgagcTATGTTTTACTTGACACCCGTCTGCACAATGACCAACTGCTGTTGTAATTCTGCAACGAATTTTGACTCTTTACTGTCCTGCCCGGACTGAAGCCCAATACCTTCGGCGAGGCTGTGAAAGAGTGTGCCGACATTATTTCTCAGTGATCTAAGGGATTTTAAAGCAGCTGTAGCTTGGACAATATCCAGCTTGTTTGAATGGTCAGCcatcttttgttgttgtttgaatGCCTACTGTCAAAAATCCAGCATTGCCGATGCGAGAAAACATTCAGATTTACGTCTATTCCATAcagaagcaaacaaacaatcaATATGTCTATCCGTCAAGATTTCGGATGATGAAGCTGATTTTTAGGCCTCCTATTTCGGAATGTATAAAACCTTATATTCAAATTAGATTACACATGTGTTACCATTCTCCGATCGGTTTTCGTTGCGTGTGGCCCTCAAGCATGCGTAGCTacacaagaaagaaaggaaaagaataaaattagATGAGAGAAAGAAGCAAGGAGACATTATATTTCTACTTGCCTCAGGAGATTGGAACAGGAGCAATTACAATGCGGGGAAATTTAGATGGTTCATCTACATTCCGGAGGTTCATCAGGCAACCCGCCTGGGTCGAAGTTTCGCGCCTCACAAATTTTCCGAGTCCATTACAATTAACACGCCCACCagcaaccttttttttttttttattctttattcctCCAATCACCACCTGCTCAATATTCTTTTcgatttcatttcattttttctttttcctttgtgaACCTATTCCTTTGTTTCACATTCTAAAGATTTCTACAATTgaaccgaaaaaaagaaaacaaaaacccaaaagatttttcaattgttgCATTTTTCTCTCAAgtctaaattaaaaaaaaaaaaggctgaagGGAATAACAAGAATAACATCAAGACACATCAATTCCAACCTTTTCCCAgcttaaaaaggaaaaaaaaaaacaaaaaatgaaaatgaaaacaaaagtccGCCCAATGACAAACCAGGAGGGGGGTGGTGGTACAAGACAGCGTGTACCAAAAGGATTGTGCCTGGATTTTAGCgcgataacaagaacaacCGCTGAGGGATGATTATCGCTCCGCTGCGCAACACAAACAAGCGAAAGGGGAGGGACAAAGTAAAATAAGAAACTCGATGATACCATATAAAACGCACGACATGTTTAACCATTTGTTACGTCGATTGTTGTTTGTGTATACGTCTAGTATAGCATCCTCACATTTACACAACACACGCAAGCGCATAATATGCATCGGAATGGCGGCTGCCTTCATGCGCGCCCCTTTCGTGATCGCCAATCCATTATAGTGGACGTGCACAAGGGCGTTTTCCTCTTCTATCTCAGCTTCCACGCAACTTGATGGTGGCTCGCTATTACGTAGTCGATATGGGCAGTGACGGAGACTGTCGGGTGCTTCCGCCGGGGTGCCGTCAATCAAAACCCAATCGATCCGGATCGAATATCCTTGGCAGATCCCTACTAGGACTTGAGGCGAGGATAAATTTAAGAAGGGCGCTTTGCAAATTCGTCGATAACCGGATCTGGGACACACGCACACTCACGCGCAGTACAGAAACCTGACAACAGATAAACGAGTTAATGACCACCGGCCAAAGGAACGACGGTGAACGCAAGAGCAAAAAAGGATACCACGTATCCCACGAGTTTGTGATTTCCTTTTTGTAAACGACCAGCTGAATAGTGTCTCATTTACATCTCTTCCTCCCTCTTTTTCTGTactttttttaacttttagaGAGCGAGCCAAAGAGTGAAAAGAGCGAGGGAAGGGCAGACTAATCGATCAGCTGGAAACTCATCCAGATCCACAGAACCGACCGATGTAAATGGAGCGTGCGTTAGAGGTGGAAGCCGGTCCCGTGTGGCAAGAATGGACCCCCAAAAGAAGAGAGACGAAGGGAAACGGAAGAATGTACCATGGAATTAAGAATATCGATACAAATACACAAGACCGTTCGCGACAGAGAGAAAATGGAAATGGGAGGGGCGGAAaagaaccgaaaaaaaaataaataaaagctgagcgaaaaaaagaaataagaggAGGCGGAACAAACTGATGAAACAAGACATGCAAGTGACTTGGCAAGTCCAACTACCAGTTGAAGAGGACCACTTGAGCTGTGTACAACGGCCGTCTATCGAATCAAAACACACACAGTCCAACAGTTCACAAACACACCATCAAGTGTGGATGACGTGTGTCACACGAAATAAAGTCTCGTCCAAGTAGATTtactgctttttttttttagtgtctCTTCCATGTAAAGCAAATTTACACGCAACATGGCGTCTCCGTGAtttgtcaaagaaaaaaaaaaaaaacgggaaccATTAAAAGATTTTCTTGTTGCTCTCCAAAAAGGCAAGATAATAAAACATATTCAGGGCGGAGTTCTTCTGCTGCTTCGTGTCGTTGCTAATAAATAGCGCCATTGGAATTTATGGTTCAAGTTAGTCGTGTGTCCCCACAGTTGTGTCCCTGGCGCGtgatcagttttttttttttttttttttggctaacTACCTAAATAATAAACTGCGCCTTAGTTTTCCCATCTTTTTGGGTATGTGACACAACAGttaaaaagaaggaaaaaaaaaaaaggaaaaaaatctcGGAATTTAGTCCTGCAGACTGTGCGTGTGCCAtccagttttcttcttttttgtctcCTTGAATATCTGTTCCTttttataacttttttttgtttggaaaagaagaaaaagttaacAGAaggaaaacacacaaaaaaaaaagaaagacgaaggggaaaaaagaaaacacatctGAACGGGGTTATCTTAACCAGTCATCGAGTGAGTCAAGGTGAATGAGTAGTAGACGAAGCAGCAccaacagaagaagaagacgagatCCGAGTCGAAGACAaccagaaaagaagaaataaatctGCTGTAtacgattctttttttttcttcttcttcttcttcttcttttgcctcCTCCTCCTACTCCTCCTCTAGCTGCAACCCACCCCCAATCACCACccacctctttttttcttttttttttcttcttcttcttcatctatTCTCCCTCCCTCTTTCTCTGCCTGGTTTGTTGGCCACTACTACCCACCACCACTACCACCACTTGGAGCAACAGCACACTTGATCGTTCTGTCAGTGTCTCCGCAGGCTCCAGACCGGCGACACAGGTCCCCGTCGCGCCCAACTCCTAAAGCGGCCACACGAAAACACCAGTACACACAACATACAACACACACGCCGAAGACGACTATTAGATTAACCCTCTCTTTCGTCaacacattttttgtgtgtgtgtgtggagaaTCTTCCGGCTACTTGACTTTGAAATAACAGACATTTGCAACGTGTGTCATCCCCCGCACCGACTTTCACCATCAATCTAATCATCGACTCTATCGCGTTTAGAGTGCAACAACAAGATCGTGTTTCATCtttgtgtgtgagtgtgtgtgattttttcattcattcagagaaaaaaagaaatttcgttaatagaaaaaaaaaaggaacacaGAAATTGCGGAAACGACAAAATGTTGATCCggaatttgtggttttttctGTTAACCTTCTGCTGGACGTTGAACGTTGTATCATCACACCTTCCACTAGTGCCAAAGGTAAGAGTACATCATTATCCACTTAACCATTTCACACCTACCCGTGCCAACTCTACTGACTTCGCTATCCCATTTAGCTTCGTTCCCTTCCACTTAATCCTCGGCTCATTTACCCCCAAACATTCTTAAGTCATTAATCCCGAatttatcccccccccccacccctccAATCCTTTTAACTGCAAACTATTCGGGAAACAAGCACGATTTAGCCGtatcgttttttattttttaaaccccGGGAATTCTTTGCTTGTTAGTAGGTGTGAAAATGCGCttgttaaaaatatttttttcttcacttttcGTTGGCATggctttattttctttctgatCGGGGCAAACGTCTGAGAGGGGAGGGATCAAGGGCATTGATTGTTAAAGAGCGCGGCCTCTGGGTTATATAGCGTGGTGTGTTGCAGGTGTTGCATCTGTGGAATAAATCCTCTCTAAAAAGCAAGAAACCAAAAGCGGTCTTcttctacttttttctttctttttgtgggATGTATAGCAATTGCCACCTGAAGATTGAGGAagaaggggagggggggggagtcGAATAATATACAAGTACTATCCATGTGCACATATAAAAGAAGAGGTCGATACCAAACGATCGTCTCCGGAGAGAGTGTGGGGCTCCCTGCCGTCTCAACAACcgaaaaagaattttcttgtcttttattcttttttttttttatgactaAGGGTCAAAAGGTCACTTGATTCTCTGTGTAGCAAACCGATGGACACCACCAGCCTAAAAACCCCCCCGTCCAAATGCGTCGTTGAGAGACTTTCTggtgtgtctttttttttttttttacacaaaagAATTCAAAGGGATTTTCTCGCTTTTGggatgaaggaaaaaaaattaaaaaagaaaaagggggccCGACGCCATGCTGTCTGCCGCAGTCAAGTCGTTCCCCTTCTCCGCGACCACTTTTTCCCTGTTGTGTACTATAATATTCCggttgattttttctttctttctctctctctctctcactgcTCCGCCtcgtcctcctcctccttATAGCCCCCTTATACCATTATAAATACGGCGGCTTGCTTGGTGCTTGGCCCTATCGGTCGCTCCCCTTTTATCTCTCTCTCGCTCTTGTGGTGGTGTGAAATGGTTATTATTACTGCCTTTGCCTATCGACTTCAGATATCTTcacactttttttcttcttttatcatgggtcctttttttttagattgacaccatttttttcttttcttttggcatTATAGTTtccgaataagaaaaaaacaaaaattatatctACCATCCACacagaatataaaaaaaaaatcttacctTGTGGCTATTAATGTTATGATTCTCGAAGACGCAATCTATTCTGGAAAAGAAGGGAAACATTCCATTCCGTCatgatatttatttttttttttccctttctggAGGGGAGATTGGGTATTCCGGATGTGAAAACGTGACGCGAATGGACAAGTTTCGTCTCGTCTAGATATtcatcttttgttgttgttggacctacagttaaaagaaagaacaaagcAGAAATGTTCATCGCCGCTCAACAACAATAgatacgaataaaataaagctaattttttttaatttttacgtttgtGATTTTGGGAGTGCGCGCTCGGATGCAGCGGGGACGCTTCCTTGTTCTCTTCCGCCGCAGCTAAGGGAAAACCTCCACAGGGGGGTTGCAGTTTTGGGATTCTTAATAGACAATCTAATAGCGAAGGTCACCCACCACTAGTTTTGTGATTTCCTCTTTTAGATGAAAGAAGACAAAGTTCCAACCTCGCCCCCCTGTAATAACAAAAGAAGCGAATCATTGTAATAGTATAAATTAAATGTGACAACTTATTGTCGTTTGCACGGCCAACACCCCctcacaaaaaaagaaacttttgtccctttttttcccttcaaactaaaaatatgTCTGAactatttccctttttttccccttgttTCCTCCGTTCCCGCAACAGGTCCGAACAGATAGAAACAATCTTCATCTagtctttctattcttcttcgtcttcttatCTTCTTTTCCAGTCTGAATGCCATTTCATGGCGATTGACATTCTTGACCtctcctctttttcttataGTCCTCTATATATCCTACCATCCTTTATGAGTGGGCCGCCCTTTATTCCacatctttctttcttttcttttatttttcagagaaaaataaaaataattcacTTCATACGTACGTGTGTGTAGTAGTAGATGTTGCCGGTGCCGGGTGCCTTGTgtgagaagaagaaaaagattttttttttcttcccctcttCTCGAGGAGGAGGGGAAACCCAGGTGTTCTTCCTTCGGTGTTTTTCAGCTCCTATTCAACCTGCCGGACGACCATCCTCCTCTTCTTGTGTTGGATGGGGAAACGCAGCTAAAcaggacgaaaaaaaaaagaaaaaagagatatATAAAGGATAGGGGgttagaaaagaaagacaaaacaagagggaattttttttttttccgtttcccTCCTCGGCCTCTTTTGGAATGAAATATATCTCGAATGGCACTTGTGGGCAagtttccgtatacatcgaaCACAGAATTGTCCACCTGCGctcattttctttctaccTACCCACCTACTCCTTGTGCTGCTCTATGGCCGCTCACGTTTTTATCAACTCGAGAgattatacacacacacacacatttttcttcGTCTTGACTTGAAAGGTGACTTggcttccttttcttcttttggagGACTATTATGCCGtccgcttttcttttccccacTAGTCATGTCAAAATCATTCCACCACCAACACAAACTGtgtccttttccttttcttcttttcttttggaaatGTTGAACACACATTCGCCGGAACAATGCAACGTGGGAGAAGCACACAGTTTGAAGAAGACGCTGAGGTCTCAAGTGGAAAATGTGTTCGTTCGTCAGATGACGGCGAGAGATTTCCGGTAAAATGAAACTGAATTAAACAGAACTGTAAAGCAAAAGTTCAGGATGAAATCAAAAGTTAGAAAAGTCGAAATTCTATCGGTTCTCGAATCTCTCCCTACTTCGCCAAACGGAGGCGAAAGCACGAGAGTAATTCAATAGGCAATATCGGAAATCGTATTCGTAATGTGAAGAAATGGGCGTCTAGATAGGGTCGTCTATtttggcaaagaaaaaaaaacgcgtgtTTCTAAATCACTTCTCGATTTTCTACTTTCTAGCCACCGTCCATGGTTTCGGCCGAATGCCAGACGCTGACGCAACAATGTGGAGAAGAGCTGGGTCTCTTCAGCTCCGGTAGCAACCAAAGCGCTGGACGGTCGCCatcaacgacgacgacgactaCTACGACCACAACGACAACAAGTTCACCGTCCGCTCTAGAACCGGTCTGCGGGTCAGACGGCCGGACTTATAGCTCCCGATGCGAGCTACAGCGTGCCAGGTGCGAAGGCCATCCTGTCCGGGTTCGTTATCGTGGATCTTGTCAAGGTAAATTTGTTTCCCATCACCAAGCGTCTCttgtaacaacaacaacatatCCATCTTGgcatctttttttccttttggagctgtttaattttaatttttgtgtgtttctCTTTATCAGGAGAGGAGAAACGTTGTTGGTCAGAGCGACGCTTGGCTCAGAGAACAGCCCGGCGGTTGAACGAGACTCACCAAGCAGGAACCGGTGCTAGCGGACTGGGCAAAAAGGCGGCACCTACTGGCGAGACGTTCATTCCCGAATGCAATGAGGACGGGCGGTTCGCAGAAATCCAGGTAAGCCAAGCctgaaattgaatttaaagaagaagaagaaaaaaaatgaaagctcAGTGAATAAATTGGAAACTTTTGTCAATTCTAGTGCCATCAAGCGACAGGCTATTGTTGGTGCGTCACGCCTGACGGCAAACCCATTCCGGGTTCTTCTATTCGACATAATAAACCAAACTGCAAGCGACAAAGTAAGTTCTCCTTTCCCTCTGGAAatcaaagaataaaaacgtAACACAAAGGACGAATCGATAACCCCATTTTTACATCGATTTTTATAGGCAAATCGAGTCCCAGTCGTCGGTCACCACAAGGCAAGAAACCCCGGAAAggtaaaatacaaaaaaaataaaaataaaaaatgaaagagcAAAAGAATCAGTGCATGAActtagatttttctttttctctttctcctcTAACGTATGTGCAGGTTGCACACCTGGCGACAAAGCGGCTTTCAATGGTCATCTGATCCGACTTTTTACGACTGAATTTAACCGCTTGCCCACCACTCCAATCCCAAGTAAGCCAGGTTGTAAGAGCGCAATTCAATGGATGGTGTTGTCTAGAAGGCGTTTCCAACTTTAGCGATTGCGAATGAAACTCATTTCGACTGTTTTGTAGGTACGACAGCACAAATTGATGGCGTGACTGAGACGGCTGAACGTCGAGTGATGGAGTGGAAATTTGATCAGCTGGACAAAAACAACGATGGCCAGCTGATTCGACGCGAATTCAAAGTTCTCCGACGACTCGTCCGCAAAGTGGTCCGACCCAAACGCTGTGCCAAAAACTTCCCTCGACTCTGCGATACGGATCAGGATCGTAAGATTTCGCGCTCAGAGTGGTCCGTCTGCCTCGGCATCGGTATCAATAGTAAGTAGTTCATAAAACACTCTCGTGAATGAATACGATTACTCGCGACCAACAATCTAAATGAACAGGTTGTTACAAACGGCCTGGGGTCATTTCAGATTACAGGTTACACATGTATGTATATAATGTCCAGCCCTCCTAAAAACCATTGTAGAAACTGGTTTCTAGTTTAGGGATGGGTCCTGCTACTACATATGTCAAGATGACCAGTTGCACAATGTGGACTTTCCTTCAGAGTAATAGGTGATCCATCACCAATGTAATTGCCAATTCACAAAAATCTTGTTTTCCATTCTACCAAGACTTCTAAGTTGTGGGCCTAGTTGAATGACCTGTTACCAAGTTGCAAACAGCTCTTTCATCATAAATGACTT
This genomic interval from Daphnia magna isolate NIES linkage group LG8, ASM2063170v1.1, whole genome shotgun sequence contains the following:
- the LOC116928808 gene encoding mediator of RNA polymerase II transcription subunit 27, which produces MAFKQQQKMADHSNKLDIVQATAALKSLRSLRNNVGTLFHSLAEGIGLQSGQDSKESKFVAELQQQLVIVQTGVKEFEEAITSVDSVQVQLGNSGYLNQDCTPDALNLYESLITSYRWTDNLAEYSGYATTLLSQNSLKRSTLIPAKRRRIQPSSQNVPPQQIDNVINSLCRSLGDNMKIETFRPYGSSTVLQITLGKIMKGIVVLKRLMVEWVVVKGATEDLMTEDGKIDMWGESRYKVFKKVTENANAAMLHFYSPAYPDLAIRSFLTWFNSYQSLFTSPCKKCGHHLHNLLPPTWRDLRNLDPYHEDCKP
- the LOC116928795 gene encoding SPARC-related modular calcium-binding protein 2 isoform X1, giving the protein MLIRNLWFFLLTFCWTLNVVSSHLPLVPKPPSMVSAECQTLTQQCGEELGLFSSGSNQSAGRSPSTTTTTTTTTTTTSSPSALEPVCGSDGRTYSSRCELQRARCEGHPVRVRYRGSCQGEEKRCWSERRLAQRTARRLNETHQAGTGASGLGKKAAPTGETFIPECNEDGRFAEIQCHQATGYCWCVTPDGKPIPGSSIRHNKPNCKRQSKSSPSRRSPQGKKPRKGCTPGDKAAFNGHLIRLFTTEFNRLPTTPIPSKPGTTAQIDGVTETAERRVMEWKFDQLDKNNDGQLIRREFKVLRRLVRKVVRPKRCAKNFPRLCDTDQDRKISRSEWSVCLGIGINISFRLFLFLNSGDSGEDSAAIESRLPIRPDIDSLLWTKASSISLQEASSVEENEPVEANDCYSDREAAQEEVDQGAQGMYVPECTPDNKYQRVQCHKSAGYCWCANDETGKPIPGTSVQNSKPTNCDNLPAHVLNRPTPPPPKENLKPVYRPLTAEEACTGKRKSRLQSDMVEFFKENLAAFLVNKTANNPNSIAGPDYNLPPRERVAKWQLQQLDANKNNVIDRQETRELRLLFKRSQKLRRCSKKLPAFCDMNADKRITADEWLQCLGVVKAEVSNIASPIIPAGGSSSGKRRGPNPLSTYLKDR
- the LOC116928795 gene encoding SPARC-related modular calcium-binding protein 2 isoform X3, whose product is MLIRNLWFFLLTFCWTLNVVSSHLPLVPKPPSMVSAECQTLTQQCGEELGLFSSGSNQSAGRSPSTTTTTTTTTTTTSSPSALEPVCGSDGRTYSSRCELQRARCEGHPVRVRYRGSCQGEEKRCWSERRLAQRTARRLNETHQAGTGASGLGKKAAPTGETFIPECNEDGRFAEIQCHQATGYCWCVTPDGKPIPGSSIRHNKPNCKRQSKSSPSRRSPQGKKPRKGCTPGDKAAFNGHLIRLFTTEFNRLPTTPIPSKPGTTAQIDGVTETAERRVMEWKFDQLDKNNDGQLIRREFKVLRRLVRKVVRPKRCAKNFPRLCDTDQDRKISRSEWSVCLGIGINRDSGEDSAAIESRLPIRPDIDSLLWTKASSISLQEASSVEENEPVEANDCYSDREAAQEEVDQGAQGMYVPECTPDNKYQRVQCHKSAGYCWCANDETGKPIPGTSVQNSKPTNCDNLPAHVLNRPTPPPPKENLKPVYRPLTAEEACTGKRKSRLQSDMVEFFKENLAAFLVNKTANNPNSIAGPDYNLPPRERVAKWQLQQLDANKNNVIDRQETRELRLLFKRSQKLRRCSKKLPAFCDMNADKRITADEWLQCLGVVKAEVSNIASPIIPAGGSSSGKRRGPNPLSTYLKDR
- the LOC116928795 gene encoding SPARC-related modular calcium-binding protein 2 isoform X4, with the translated sequence MLIRNLWFFLLTFCWTLNVVSSHLPLVPKPPSMVSAECQTLTQQCGEELGLFSSGSNQSAGRSPSTTTTTTTTTTTTSSPSALEPVCGSDGRTYSSRCELQRARCEGHPVRVRYRGSCQGEEKRCWSERRLAQRTARRLNETHQAGTGASGLGKKAAPTGETFIPECNEDGRFAEIQCHQATGYCWCVTPDGKPIPGSSIRHNKPNCKRQSKSSPSRRSPQGKKPRKGCTPGDKAAFNGHLIRLFTTEFNRLPTTPIPSKPGTTAQIDGVTETAERRVMEWKFDQLDKNNDGQLIRREFKVLRRLVRKVVRPKRCAKNFPRLCDTDQDRKISRSEWSVCLGIGINNIDSLLWTKASSISLQEASSVEENEPVEANDCYSDREAAQEEVDQGAQGMYVPECTPDNKYQRVQCHKSAGYCWCANDETGKPIPGTSVQNSKPTNCDNLPAHVLNRPTPPPPKENLKPVYRPLTAEEACTGKRKSRLQSDMVEFFKENLAAFLVNKTANNPNSIAGPDYNLPPRERVAKWQLQQLDANKNNVIDRQETRELRLLFKRSQKLRRCSKKLPAFCDMNADKRITADEWLQCLGVVKAEVSNIASPIIPAGGSSSGKRRGPNPLSTYLKDR
- the LOC116928795 gene encoding SPARC-related modular calcium-binding protein 2 isoform X2, with the protein product MLIRNLWFFLLTFCWTLNVVSSHLPLVPKPPSMVSAECQTLTQQCGEELGLFSSGSNQSAGRSPSTTTTTTTTTTTTSSPSALEPVCGSDGRTYSSRCELQRARCEGHPVRVRYRGSCQGEEKRCWSERRLAQRTARRLNETHQAGTGASGLGKKAAPTGETFIPECNEDGRFAEIQCHQATGYCWCVTPDGKPIPGSSIRHNKPNCKRQSKSSPSRRSPQGKKPRKGCTPGDKAAFNGHLIRLFTTEFNRLPTTPIPSTTAQIDGVTETAERRVMEWKFDQLDKNNDGQLIRREFKVLRRLVRKVVRPKRCAKNFPRLCDTDQDRKISRSEWSVCLGIGINISFRLFLFLNSGDSGEDSAAIESRLPIRPDIDSLLWTKASSISLQEASSVEENEPVEANDCYSDREAAQEEVDQGAQGMYVPECTPDNKYQRVQCHKSAGYCWCANDETGKPIPGTSVQNSKPTNCDNLPAHVLNRPTPPPPKENLKPVYRPLTAEEACTGKRKSRLQSDMVEFFKENLAAFLVNKTANNPNSIAGPDYNLPPRERVAKWQLQQLDANKNNVIDRQETRELRLLFKRSQKLRRCSKKLPAFCDMNADKRITADEWLQCLGVVKAEVSNIASPIIPAGGSSSGKRRGPNPLSTYLKDR